Proteins encoded within one genomic window of Polypterus senegalus isolate Bchr_013 chromosome 6, ASM1683550v1, whole genome shotgun sequence:
- the neurod1 gene encoding neurogenic differentiation factor 1: protein MTKSYTDNSIMPESQSTSNWTDECLSSQDEHDMEKKNDEDPMAKDDEDEDDELSRLEDDEEEDEEEEDEDDQKPKRRGPKKKKMTKARQQRFKLRRMKANARERNRMHGLNDALDSLRKVVPCYSKTQKLSKIETLRLAKNYIWALSEILRSGKSPDLMSFVQALCKGLSQPTTNLVAGCLQLNPRTFLPEQSQEMPSHMQTASASFPVHPFTYQSPGLPSPPYGTMDSSHIFHVKPHSYGSALEPFFENALNDCTSPSFDGPLSPPLSVNGNFSFKHEPASEFEKNYAFTMHYPAAGLAGAQGHASLYASSAPRCEIPMDSIMSYDGHSHHERVMSAQLNAIFHD, encoded by the coding sequence ATGACAAAATCCTACACAGACAACAGCATCATGCCGGAGTCCCAAAGTACCTCCAACTGGACCGACGAATGCCTGAGCTCTCAAGACGAACACgacatggaaaagaaaaatgacgAGGACCCCATGGCTAAAGACGACGAGGACGAGGATGACGAGCTTAGCAGACTGGAGGACGACGAGGAAGAAGacgaggaagaggaggatgaaGATGACCAGAAACCTAAGCGACGAGGgcccaagaaaaagaaaatgaccaaaGCCAGGCAACAGCGTTTTAAACTTCGGCGCATGAAAGCCAACGCGCGAGAAAGGAACCGCATGCACGGACTCAACGACGCCCTGGACAGCCTGCGCAAAGTTGTCCCGTGTTATTCCAAGACGCAAAAGCTCTCCAAGATCGAGACCTTGAGGCTGGCGAAGAATTACATCTGGGCGCTTTCGGAAATCCTGAGGTCAGGCAAAAGCCCCGACTTGATGTCTTTCGTGCAAGCCCTCTGCAAAGGCTTGTCGCAGCCCACGACAAATCTGGTGGCCGGGTGCCTTCAGCTGAACCCCAGAACTTTCCTTCCGGAGCAGAGCCAGGAAATGCCCTCACATATGCAAACGGCCAGTGCTTCCTTCCCGGTCCATCCGTTCACCTACCAGTCTCCCGGTCTTCCCAGTCCTCCGTACGGTACCATGGACAGCTCCCACATCTTTCACGTGAAGCCGCACTCGTACGGGAGCGCGCTCGAGCCTTTCTTCGAGAACGCGCTCAATGACTGCACGAGTCCTTCCTTTGACGGACCTTTGAGTCCACCTCTGAGCGTCAACGGGAACTTCTCCTTCAAGCACGAACCGGCGTCGGAGTTCGAGAAAAATTATGCCTTCACCATGCACTATCCGGCAGCCGGACTGGCGGGGGCACAGGGTCACGCTTCCCTTTACGCGAGCTCTGCCCCTCGGTGCGAAATCCCCATGGACAGCATCATGTCGTACGACGGACATTCCCATCACGAGCGAGTCATGAGTGCCCAGCTCAATGCTATTTTTCACGATTAA